In Bradyrhizobium sp. WBOS07, the genomic window CGAGCAGCGCGTGCGCTTGCCGGTTGACCGGCATCGCGCAACGGTGTGGTATGGCGAGAAAAGAAGGGCATCGCAGCTCTCGTTTTCAGGAGGACGCCGATGACCGACAAGACCAACGACCCCGTTGCCATGTGGCAGAAGATGGTCGGCGAGATGGAGAAGGGGTTCAACTCTTTCGCCAACCAGGCCATGTCGTCGCCGGAATTTTCGCAGGCGATGAACCGCGCCGGTGGAGTTGCTGCAGGTGCTCAGAAGCAGCTCGGCGAGCTCATGGAGAAATATCTCGTCACGATGAACCTGCCGAGCCGGGAGCAGGTCACGGGTCTTGCGGAACGGCTCCAGTCGGTCGAGGCTCAGATCGGCGAGATCAAGGCGATGCTGAGCCGGATGGCGGCGAGTTCCGGCATCACGCAAGGCTACGACGGCACCCCGCGGCCGCCACGGACGAAGCGCCCGCCTTCCGAGCCCGGAGAGCCGACATGAACGGGCCGGCGGGACTCGACCTCGCGTCCATCCCGGAGCGGATCCAGAGCGAGGTGCAGCGCGCCATCCAGCGCAGCATCAAGGGCGTTGAATATTTCTCGACCTCGGGCCCTTCGCTCGGCTCGACTCCGAAGGACGTGCTGCATTCGCGCGGCACCATGAACCTTTATCATTACCGGCCGATGTCGGACGAGATCTACCGCGTGCCGGTGCTGATCGTGATGGCGACCACCAATCGCGGCTACATCCTCGATCTCGTCCCCGGGCAGAGCTTCATCGAGTTCCTGCTCAAGCGCGGATACGACGTCTACATGCTCGACTGGAGCGCGCCGCGGCCGGAGGAGAAGAGCCTGCGGATGGAGGACTATGTCCTCGACTTCATCCCGGATTGCGTCCGCCGCGTGCAGGCCGATTCCGGTGAGCAGGACGTCTCGGTCATCGGCTATTGCTTCGGCGGCGTGCTGTCGCTGCTGTACGGCTCCATCCACAAGGACGGGCCGATGAAGAACCTGATCTGCTTCACCACGCCGATCGACTTCCGCGAGATGAAGCTGTTCTCGAACTTCTCCGACCGCCGCTATTTCGACGTCGACCGTCTCGTCGACAGCGTCGGCAACGTGCCGCCGGAGATGATCCTGTCTTCGTTCGAGATGCTGCGCCCGGCCTCACGCACGGTGAGCCAGATCCAGCTCTGGGAGAACATCTGGAACGACGAGTTCGTCAAATCCTACCGCATGTTCGATCGCTGGGCGACCGACACGCTGCCGCTGGCCGGCGAATATTTCCGCACCATCACCAAGGACCTGATGTGGGACAACAAGCTGTTCAACGACACCATGTCGGTCGGCGGCCGCACGGCGAAGCTCGAGAACATCACGGTGCCGATCCTGCATGCGGTCGCCGAGCACGACCACATCGTGCCGTATGAG contains:
- a CDS encoding alpha/beta hydrolase, which produces MNGPAGLDLASIPERIQSEVQRAIQRSIKGVEYFSTSGPSLGSTPKDVLHSRGTMNLYHYRPMSDEIYRVPVLIVMATTNRGYILDLVPGQSFIEFLLKRGYDVYMLDWSAPRPEEKSLRMEDYVLDFIPDCVRRVQADSGEQDVSVIGYCFGGVLSLLYGSIHKDGPMKNLICFTTPIDFREMKLFSNFSDRRYFDVDRLVDSVGNVPPEMILSSFEMLRPASRTVSQIQLWENIWNDEFVKSYRMFDRWATDTLPLAGEYFRTITKDLMWDNKLFNDTMSVGGRTAKLENITVPILHAVAEHDHIVPYEAAKHLIAKIGSADKEEVILKGGHVSLVAGANAVKRLWPKLDSWLGKRST